The nucleotide window GATACCAAACAGCCTGCTATCCAGAGCCTGGAAAGAGTAAGCCGTCCGGGTTTGCGTCAGTACGCAAAACCTGCGGAGATCCGCAGAGTAAAAAACGGTTTGGGTGTAGCTATCCTGTCTACTTCTAAAGGAGTAATGACTGATAAGGAAGCGAAAGCTCAAAACGTAGGCGGAGAAGTTCTTTGCTACATTTACTAATCGTAAATATAAGATGACCTGGAATGAAGAAAATGGTTTCAGGTTATCTCTAAAAATAAAATTGAGTGACAATCTAAGTTCTCTATACGGAAACTGAACACGGTCAATCTACATTTTCAAACTATTAAATAATAATTTTCAAAAAGAAATTATGTCACGTATAGGAAAAAAAATCATCACTGTTCCGGATGGAGTAACAGTGCAAGTGAGTAGCGATAACGTAGTTACTGTAAAAGGAAAAAAAGGTGAGCTGAAGCAAGCTATTAATCCGGATATTAAAGTAGAGGTAAAAGATGGTCAGCTTACTGTAAGCCGTCCTTCTGACCAGATCCAGCATCGTGCCCAGCATGGTTTATACCGCGCTTTATTGGCTAACCTGGTTCAGGGTGTAACTGAAGGTTTCGAAAAGAAACTGGAATTAGTGGGTGTGGGTTATAAAGCTACGAACCAGGGAAATTTGTTAGATCTTTCTTTAGGTTACTCTCACAATATCCTGGTAGAAGTTCCAAGCGAGCTGACACTAGCTACAGAGCAACTGAAAGGGCAGAACCCGATTATTACTATTTCTGGCAGCGATAAGCAATTGGTAGGTGCGGTATGTGCAAAAATCCGCAGCCTGCGCAAGCCAGAGCCTTACAAAGGAAAAGGTGTTCGCTTTGTTGGTGAGATTGTAAGGAAAAAAGCTGGTAAATCGGCTGGTAAATAAATCATTTAATGTTTAAAGTTCAATGTTGAATGTTGAACTTTAAACTCCAAAATATTCCTGGCAGCATCAGGACAAAAATATAAAAAGATGTCAAACGTAAAATCATTAAGAAGACTTAAGATTCGCCACACTATCCGTAGAAAAATCAGTGGTACTGCGCAGAAGCCGAGATTAGCTATATTTCGCAGCAATACTGATATCTATGCTCAGTTGATTGATGACAGCAAAGGTGTTACCATTGCTGCAGCTTCTTCAAAAGATAAAGATATCAAAGCTCAAAGCGGTACTAAAAGCGAAAAAAGCAAATTAGTAGGTGCAGCGCTTGCACGCAAAGCCGGCGAGCTGAATGTAAAAGATGTGGTTTTTGATCGTGGCGGATATTTGTACCATGGCCGTGTGAAAGCGGTAGCTGAAGGTGCAAGAGAAGGTGGTCTTCAATTTTAATAAATACTATAATTCTAAATAGATATAATGTCAACAGTTACGTACAACAAAGTAAAAGCAAACGATCTTGAGTTAAAAGACAAGGTGGTCGCTATTAACCGTGTGGTAAAAACTACAAAAGGTGGCCGTGCTTTTAGTTTTTCAGCTTTAGTAGTAGTAGGCGATGGTAATGGTGTTGTAGGCCATGGTTTGGGTAAAGCTAAAGAGGTTCAGGAAGCTATTACAAAAGGTATTGAAGATGCCAAAAAAAACCTGATCAAAGTTCCTATTTTGAAAGGTACTATTCCTCACGACCAATGGTGCAAAGATGGTGCAGCTAAAGTAATGATTTTACCAGCTACACCGGGTACCGGAGTAATCGCAGGAGGTTCTATGCGTGCTGTTTTGGAAGCTGCCGGTGTACATGATGTATTAGCAAAGTCTTTGGGTTCTGCTAACCCTCATAACGTGGTAAAAGCTACATTCAAAGCTTTAGCTATGTTACGTGAGCCGGTAACTATCGCAAAAACCCGCAACTTAGGTTTAAAGAAAGTATTTCAAGGTTAATATTGTTTGAAGTTAGATGTTTAAAGTTCAATGTTTTGTAACGACTTTAAGCTTTCAACTTTGAATCTGTCTGCCGACAGGCAGGCCTTAAACATATTCGAAATGAAAAAAGTAAAAATAACATTAGTAAAAAGCCCTATCGATCGCCCGGAAAGACAAAAGCTTACTTTGCAGGCTTTGGGCTTAAACAAAACTAACAGCAGTAAGGAAGTTGAAGCTACTCCACAGGTGCTTGGTATGATCCGCAAGGTGGAGCACATGCTGAAAGTAGAAGAAATCTAATATTTTCCATAGTAAATGTAGAATTTGAAGTGTAAGTGTTATACATTTGCATCCTTAAAATTCTACATTTATCATTTTAAGAAGCGAGCCTCGGCTTTGGGGCGTAAGTTTTAAAAAAGCAAATAATGAAATTACATGAATTAAGACCTGCAAAAGGTTCTACTCACAAGGAAAAAAGAATTGGTCGTGGTGAAGGTAGCGGCTACGGTGGTACCTCAACAAAAGGTAACAAAGGTGGTCAAAGCCGTGCCGGTTACAAAAGCAAAATGGCGCATGAAGGCGGTCAGATGCCTATCCAACGTCGTGTGCCTAAAAGAGGGTTCAAAAATCCTAATAAGATCACTTATAAAGTATTCAACGTAGGTCAGTTTGATCACTATGCTGAGGTTTACGGTTTAACTGATTTTACTTTTGACAGTCTTTATCAAATTGGTGCTGTAGCTAAAACTGATAAAGTTAAAGTTTTGGGTACAGGGGAATTGAAAGGTAAGTTCAGCTTTAAAGTGCACGCAATAAGCGAAAAAGCTAAGTCGATTATTGAGGCAGCCGGCGGAACAATAGAGATTTTAAATTAATTCTGATAAATATATTTGACGCACCAGTCGGGTGCGTCATTTGATTTTGACGGTTGTTTAAGTAAGATGAAACTTCTTCGAAGTTTCTCTTGTCCGCAGGACTCTTCCGGAGACCGGGTATCAATAAAAATTATTCAAGAGAAATCAGGTGAAAAAATTTATACAAACATTAAAGAATATCTGGAGCATTGAAGAGTTAAGGAGTAAGATTCTTTTCACTTTATTGCTTGTAGCTGTTTACAGGTTGGGTGCACATATCACCTTGCCTGGAATCAATCCAATTGCTTTAGAACAACTGAGTAAATCTCAGTCTCAGAACGGGATCCTCGATCTGATCAATACTTTTGCCGGTGGTGCTTTTAATATGGCATCTATTTTTGCGTTAGGTATTATGCCTTACATTACTGCCTCTATTTTCGTGCAGTTGATGACCGTGCTGGTACCCACTTTCCAGAAAATGCAGAAAGAAGGAGAAAGTGGTCGTAAAAAGATCAACCAACTAACGCGTTATATCACTGTATTAGTTACTGTCGTACAGGCTTTCGCTTATGTAGCTTATTTGCGTCAAACCTCAGGACCTGCTATTGTTCCGGGTTT belongs to Niabella yanshanensis and includes:
- the rpsH gene encoding 30S ribosomal protein S8, translating into MVTDPIADFLTRIRNAQMAGHRVVDIPASNLKKRMTEILYRQGYILKYKFEDDSKQGVIKIALKYDADTKQPAIQSLERVSRPGLRQYAKPAEIRRVKNGLGVAILSTSKGVMTDKEAKAQNVGGEVLCYIY
- the rplF gene encoding 50S ribosomal protein L6; this encodes MSRIGKKIITVPDGVTVQVSSDNVVTVKGKKGELKQAINPDIKVEVKDGQLTVSRPSDQIQHRAQHGLYRALLANLVQGVTEGFEKKLELVGVGYKATNQGNLLDLSLGYSHNILVEVPSELTLATEQLKGQNPIITISGSDKQLVGAVCAKIRSLRKPEPYKGKGVRFVGEIVRKKAGKSAGK
- the rplR gene encoding 50S ribosomal protein L18 codes for the protein MSNVKSLRRLKIRHTIRRKISGTAQKPRLAIFRSNTDIYAQLIDDSKGVTIAAASSKDKDIKAQSGTKSEKSKLVGAALARKAGELNVKDVVFDRGGYLYHGRVKAVAEGAREGGLQF
- the rpsE gene encoding 30S ribosomal protein S5; this encodes MSTVTYNKVKANDLELKDKVVAINRVVKTTKGGRAFSFSALVVVGDGNGVVGHGLGKAKEVQEAITKGIEDAKKNLIKVPILKGTIPHDQWCKDGAAKVMILPATPGTGVIAGGSMRAVLEAAGVHDVLAKSLGSANPHNVVKATFKALAMLREPVTIAKTRNLGLKKVFQG
- the rpmD gene encoding 50S ribosomal protein L30 → MKKVKITLVKSPIDRPERQKLTLQALGLNKTNSSKEVEATPQVLGMIRKVEHMLKVEEI
- the rplO gene encoding 50S ribosomal protein L15; its protein translation is MKLHELRPAKGSTHKEKRIGRGEGSGYGGTSTKGNKGGQSRAGYKSKMAHEGGQMPIQRRVPKRGFKNPNKITYKVFNVGQFDHYAEVYGLTDFTFDSLYQIGAVAKTDKVKVLGTGELKGKFSFKVHAISEKAKSIIEAAGGTIEILN